The Anaeromyxobacter sp. sequence GACCATCGTGGCAGGGCAGGACCTGCCGTACGTCTCCAACCACACCTTCTCCGCCTGGACGAGCTACCGGCTGCCCGGAAAGGTCCTGGCGGGCTGGACGGTGGGCGGCGGGTTCAACTGGGCCTCCGCGGCGAACCCACAGGACGGGGCGACGGTGAAGCCCAAGGCCTCTCAGGTCGCCTCGGCCTTCGTGGCCCATGAGCGCCGCGTGGCCGGCCACAAGTTCGTCCTGCAGCTGAACGCGAGCAACCTGTTCGACGAGCGGTACCTGCAGTTCCAGGGCGACGACGTCGCCTTCGGCGGGAACACGCTGGGCGGGAACTGGGGCACGCCGCGGCAGTTCCGGCTGAGCCTGCGGGCGGAGTACTGACCATGAACCGACGTGACCTGCTCAAGCTGGCGGCCGGAGGTGCGGCGCTCGCCGGCGCCTGGGGGTGCTCCACGGTGGGTGCGGCGCGCTCCGAGGGCCCGGCGACGCGGGCCGCGCCCTCCGGACCCGGCGCCGCGAGCGCCCCGAGACCACTCCCGCTTCCGAAGACCGGCCCGCTGCCGGTGGCCCTCGTCGTCGGCAAGGACGCCGACGTGCTCGACTTCTGCGGCCCGCTGGAGGTGTTCGCGGGTGCGGTGACGGCCGAGGGCACGCCGCTCTTCGCCCCCTACCTGGTGGCCGCCTCCCTGGGGCCGGTCGCCGTGGGGGGCGGCATGCGGGTCCTCCCCGACCACACCTTCGAGTCCGCGCCCCAGCCCAAGGTGATCGTCATCCCGGCGATGGACCTGGAGGCCGCCACCCCCGCGATGATCGGCTGGATCCGCACCGCCTCGGCCGCCACCGACGTCACCATGTCGGTGTGCAACGGGGCCTTCGTGCTCGCCAGGACCGGCCTGCTCTCGGGCCGGTCCGCCACCGCGCACCACGCTGGCTTCTTCCGCTTCGCGGGCGAGTTCCCGGACGTGCACCTCAGGCGCGGCGCCAGGTTCGTCGAGGACGGGAACCTCGCGTCGGCGGGAGGCATCAGCTCTGGCATCGATCTCGCGCTCCGCGTGGTGGAGCGCTACGTCGGGCGCGAGCTGGCCGCCAGCGTGGCCGACGGGATGGAGTACCAGGGCCAGGGCTGGCTCGACCCGGACTCGAACGGCGCCTACGCCAGGCTGCCGGCCTTCACGGAGGAGCACCCGCTCTGCCCGGTCTGCCTCATGGACGGGGACCGCGCCATCACGTCGACCTTCAGGGGCAAGCGCTACTCCTTCTGTGCCCCGTCGGAGAAGGCCTTCTTCGACCAGCACACCGAGGTCTTCGAACGCTTCCTCGAGGAGGACCAGCGGGCCGGCGGCCGGTAGGCGCCAAGGGCGAGCGACCTGCGCCCAGACGCCTGGTGGCGCGACGGCGGGTGGCGCACGGGCGCGGCGCTCGACCGGGCCTGGTGTGAACACGCCCGCGCCCCTTTGACATCATGATGCTCGTCCACTAGCATCCTGATGTGAGCATCCGGACGACACTGACCCTGGAAGACGACGTCGCGCAGCGCCTCGAAGTGGAGGCGCGCAGGACGGGGACGTCTCTGAAGGTCGTCGTGAACGACCTCCTGCGGCATGCGCTCGCTGCCAGCCGTCGGCCAGAGAGCCGGCCGTTCGTCGTGAAGGCGAGAGCGCTCGGGCTACGCTCCGGGCTCAGCTACGACTCCGTCGGCGATCTCCTCGAGTCCGTCGAAGGTCCGGGACATCGGTGATCCTCGTCGACGCGAACCTCCTCCTGTACGCCTACGACGCGAGCGCGCGCGAGCACGCGCGGGCCAAGGCGTGGTTGGAGGACGTCCTCTCCCACACCGAGCAGGTGGGCTTCGCCTGGGTGACCATCCTGGCGTTCCTGCGGATCGCGACGAACCCACGGGCCTTGGCGAGCCCGCTGGCCCCCGACGAGGCGGTCTCCATCGTGGAGTCCTGGCTGGCGCAGCCCTGCGTGGTGGTGGTGTCGCCCGGGGAGCGCCACTGGTCCGTCCTCGGAGCCATGCTCGCTCGCGATCAGGTGCGGGGTCCGCTCGTCATGGACGCGCACCTCGCCGCGCTTGCCCTGGAGCAGGGTGCCGTTCTCGCCACCCACGACCGCGACTTCGCCCGGTTCAACGGCCTGCGTACCGTGATGCCCCTCGTCGGTTGAGCTTCTCAGGCTCGCCTCCGACCCGCCCTCGAGGGCGTCGAAGGCCGTGAACCCGCGCCTGGCGTAGATCTCGACCGCGCCCGGCCTGGCGTCCACGACGACGCCGACGGAGCAGCAGGGCGCCGCCGCCGGGCTGCTGCTGCTCTCCTCCGAGGACGGCGGCGACACCTTCGGCGAGCCCACCCGGGTGGCGCCGGACGACGCGGGGCCGATCTCCCACGGCGAGAACGGCCCGGGCCTGGCGCCCTGGGAGCAGGACGCGCTCTACGCCATCTGGGAGCAGCGGGGCTGAGCGCCGGCCGGCGAGCTGCACGCCGCCTGGCTCGACTGGCGCGGAGGCGGCGAGAACCCCGCCGTCTACGCGACCAGGTCCGCCGACGGTGGCGCCAGCTTCGGGACCTACGTGAAGGTGGCCGAAGGGGAAGTCTGCCCGTGCTGCCGGCCGTCGGTGGTGCTCGGGCCGAAGGGCGAGGTCATCGTGATCTGGCGCAAGGTCTTCCCCGACGGGGCGCGGGACATGGCGTCCAGCGTCTCGGCCGACGGGGGGCGGAGCTGCCAGGGCCCCTTCCGCATGGCGGTGGACGGGTGGCGCATCGCCGGCTGCCCGGACGCGGGGGTGCGTGACGCCAACCACCCCTCGATGGCCGTCACGCCCGAGGGACGGCTCTTGCTCGTCTTCGAGGGACGCCCGGCTGCGCCAGACGGCGGCTGGGGTCGCCTGCGCCCGTGGCTCGTCGAGGTCGATGGATCGGGGCGCCCTTCCGCCCCGCTCCCGATCCCGGTGCCGGCGGCGTCGCCGCCCAGCGTCCGGCCGGTGGTCGCGGTCGGCACCGTCGGCCGGATGTTCGTGGCCTGGACCGAGCGGACGCCCGCCGGCACCAGCGTCGTCCTGACGCGGGCGCGGCGCCAAGCGCCCTGACGGCAGGCTTGCTGACGAGGTCCCGCCCTCAGGCGGGCGGAGGATGAAGCGGGCGGCGCCTCGAAGCCCCCTCCGGGGGGGGCATGACGGTGGCGGCGCTCCTCGCGCGTCCCATCTCCGTGCCTCCCGGTCGCCCTCCCGACTCCGGACAGAGCTGGCCTGCCGGAGGCAGGTCCCTTGCGGCCCGGCCCGACCTCGCGACGCTCTACCGGCGGTACGCCCGGGAGCTCCTCTCGGCGGCGCGCCGGCGGCTCGGCCTCGTGGACGCCGACGACGTGGTGCAGGAGGCCTTCCTCCGGTTCGCGGTCTACGCGGACCAGGGGAGCCTCGCCAACCCCCGCGCTTACCTGCACCGGGTGGCGGCGCACGCCACCGCTGATCGGGGCGCCGCGCTCGGCCTCCACGGCCACCGGCACGAGCCGGATACGGCCCTCGAGGCCGTCCCGGCGCTTGCGGCCGAGCCCGGTGAGGTGCTCGACGCCCGCGCCCGCCTGCGGCGCTGCCTCACGGCGCTGGAGGAGCTGCCCGCGGCGCAGCGCCACGCCTTCCTGCTGCACCGGGTGGACGGGCTCTCGCAGCGGGACGTGGCGAAGGCGCTCGGCCTCCCGCTCCGGACGGTGGAGCGCCACATCGCGCGGGCGCTTGCCCGCTGCGTGGAGCAGGTGGAGCCATGAGCGGTGGCGGTGTTCGAGGCGCCGGCCAGTCTCACCCTCAGGGCCCCCGCGGCCAGGCGACGCCATGACCCCCCACCGCCACATCCCCCCCGAGGTCCGGGCCGAGGCCGCCCGGCGGGTGGCGCTCCGGGCCGGCGAGGCCCGTGGAGGGCCGGCGGACCTGGCCCTCGCGGGGTGGCTGACGCAGGACCCGACCCACCTCGAGGCCTTCCGGGAGGCCGAGGCCGTCTGGGGCGAGCTCGGGCGGCTGCGGGAGGTGGCCGGCCCTCACCTGGCCGAGGCCCGGCGGGAAGTCGCCGAGGTCCGCCTGCGCCGGCGGCGCCTCGCGGGCGGCGGCCTGTTGGCCGGCGCTGTGGCGGCGCTGCTGGCCGTGGGCTGGTTCCTCGACCCGCTCGCCACCCTGGACGACCGGACCTACCGCACGGCGCGCGGCCAGCGGCTGGTGGTCGCCCTGGCCGACGGGTCGCGCCTGGAACTCGACACCGACACCGCGGTGCGCGTCCACGCCTCCCGGCGCCTCCGCGAGGCGACGCTGCTGCGCGGCCAGGCCCTCTTCACCGTGGCGCACGGCGACCCCCGCCCCTTCGACGTGCTGGCGGGCGACGGCCGGATCCGCGATGTGGGCACCCAGTTCAACGTGAGGCTGCAGGGCGACCGGGTGGCCGTGACCGTGCTCGAGGGCGCCGTGGACGTCCGCGCCGGGCCCGGCGACGACCAGGCCACTCGACTCGTGGAGGGCTCCCGGCTCTCCTACGGGCCCTCCGGACCCGCCGGCCCGGCCGAGCGGGTCGAGGCCGCCTCGACCGCGGCCTGGCGGCAAGGCCGGCTCGACTTCACCGGCCGCTCGCTCGGGGAGGTGCTGGCGGAGCTTGGCCGCTATCACGACGCCGCCCTGACCGTCAGCTCCGCCGGGATCCTGGAACTCCGGGTGAGCGGCGCCTTCCCCACCGACGACCTCCCACTGACGCTCCGCACCATCGCCGCCACGCTGCCGGTCCAGGTCCGCCAGACCGGGCCGCAGGCCTTCCGGCTCGACCCGCGGTGAGCGCAGGACCGTAGTACGGCGAGCCGACCACCGTGGTCCCAGGTCGGCGCCGTGACGCGAGGGTGGCGGTTCCCGGGGGGCCCGGCGGTCACACCGGGAGCACCCCCACCCCGCCGCCCCCGGGAGCCCGAATGACCCCCAAGACCACGCTCGCCCTGGCCGCCTGCCTGGCGCTCACCGCCGCGCCGGCCCATGCGGCCGAGCCGGCCTACGACCTCGACGTGGCGCCGCAGCCGGTGGGCCAGGCCCTGGCTGAGCTGACCCGGCAGGCCGGCCTGCAGCCGCTGGTGGCGGAGGAGCTGACGCGGCGCGTCCAGAGCCCGGGGGTGAAGGGGCGGTACACCCTGCGGGAGGCGGTGGCCCGGGTGCTCGCCGGCACGGGGCTGGCGTTCGAGTTCACCGGGGAGCGGACGGTGGCCATCACCAGGGCGCCGCCGCCTCCACCGCCTCCGGCCCCTGCCCGGGCCAAGCCGCAGACCGCCGAGCTGGAGGAGGTTGGGATCATGGGCGAGAGCGACCTGGGCTACGCCGCCACCGAGGCCTCCACCGGCACCAGGACCGACACGCCGCTCCTCGAGACGCCCATGGCGGTCCAGGTGGTGACCCCGGAGACGCTCAAGGAGCAGCGGCCGCGCCGCATCAGCGACGCCCTGCGCAACGTGAGCGGGATCACCCCGGGCGGCGACACCGGCTGGGGCGACGCCTACGTGGTCCGCGGCTTCGGCTCCGGAAACCTGATCTACGAGGAGGGGGCCCGCTTCGACTACGGCGCGGCCGGCGCGCTGACGCGCGACCTCGCCAACGTGGAGCGGATCGAGGTGCTGAAGGGGCCGGCCTCCATCCTCTACGGACAGGGCGAACCGGGCGGGCTCGTCAACACCGTCACCAAGAAGCCGCTCGCCACCCCGTACTACGCGGTGGAGCAGTCGGTGGGGTATTGGGACGCCTACCGGACCGCCATCGACCTGACCGGCCCCATCGTCGAGGGCGGCGTGCTCGGCTACCGGGTCAACGCCGCCTTCGAGTCGGCCCGGTCCTTCCGGGATTTCGTCCACTCCAAGCGCTTCAACCTCTTCCCCACGCTCCAGTGGCGCCCCGGCGGCGAGGAGCTGACGCTGGAGGCCCACCTGGGGACGGGCTACGAGGTCCTGTTCGACTCAGGCATCCCCTTCTTCGACGGCGTCCGCGCCCACCTCCCCCGCGGCCGCAACCTGCTCGAGCCCGGCATGGGCAAGAACCCGGTGGACGAATACTCGGTGCGGCTCACCTGGCTCCACCCCCTCACGGAGCGCTGGAGGCTCCGCGTCGACGTCAAGTACGAGGACGTCCACTCGCTCCATGAGACGCCGCTTCTGTCACTCTCCGGTGAGCCGGCGACGGCGGACGACCCAGCCGCAGGCGTGCGCACCGGCGACGTCGGGCGCTCCCTGATGATCTACCACTTCAACCGCGCCAACACGTTCAACGCCTCGGCGAGCGCCAGCGGCACGGTGGAGGGATGGGGCGGGCGGCACACGCTCCTGGCTGGCGTCGACTACGTGGTCTACCGGGAGCGCTTCGCCGGCAACACCGGCGGCGAGGTCGCCCCCATCAATATCTTCGACCCGGTGTACGGGCAGGTGACCCCGACCTGGGATCCGGCCAACGAGGTGCTCGCCGATCACGTCCCCCATGCCGTGGGCGTCTACGTCCAGGATCAGCTGGCCCTGCCCCACGGCTTCCACCTGCTGGCCGGGGCCCGCCTCGACCGCCGCTGGGACCTCAGCAAGACCGGCGATCCGATCGTCCGCGACACGCCGCCCATCACGCCGCGGCTGGGCGCCCTCTGGCAGGCGGCGCCCGAGGTGAGCCTCTACGCGAGCTACACCGAAAACTTCGGCAACTCGGCCTCCGGCCTGCGGACCTTCGACGGCCGGTTCCTGCCGGCGGAGAACGCCCGTCAGGGCGAGGTCGGCGTCAAGGCCGAGCTCCTCGACCGGCGGCTCACCGCCTCGGCGGCCCTGTTCAACATCGACAAGTTCAACGTCCTGGTGGAGGACCTCGCCCACGGCGGGGACCCCTTCTACACCACCATCGGCGGGGTCCGGAGCCGCGGCGTGGAGCTGGACGTGGCCGGGCAGCTCGCGCCGGGCTGGAGCGCCATCGCCACCTACGCTTACACCGACGCGCGGTACCTCGAGGGTGACCCGGCCCAGATCGGCAAGCGCTTCACGGGGGTCCCGTTCCACTCGGCCACGCTCTGGACCACCTACGCGGTCCAGTCGGGCGCCCTCCAGGGGCTGAAGGGGGGCGGAGGCCTGGTCGCCCGCTCGTCACAGCTCTACGACGCCGACCGGTCCATCCCGGGCTATGTGGTGGCGAACCTGATGGCGTCCTACGCGTGGCAAATGGGGAAGACGACCGTCACCGCCCAGCTCAACCTCGACAACCTCCTCGACGCCACCTACTACGCCAGCCTCGACAACATCCCCGGGAGGCCCTTCTCGTTGGCGGGCGTGCTCCGCGTGGAGCGCTGACCGTGTCCCTGCGCTTCCGCCCCCTGCTCCTGTCGGCGCTCGTCGCGGGCGCGGCGTCCGCGGACGAGGGCCTCGACGCCCTCATGCAGGCGGAGCTGCAGCGCCAGGGCACGCCGGGCGTCGCCCTGGCGGTGGTGCGCGACGGCCGCGTCGTCAAGCAGGCCGGCTACGGCCTCGCCAACGTGGAGCTGCAGGTGCCGGTGCGGCCGGAGACCATCTTCCAGTCCGGCTCGATCGGCAAGCAGTTCACGGCCGCGCTGGTGCTGCTGCTCGCGGACGACGGCCTCTTGCGCCTGGACGACCCGGTGTCGAAGCACCTGCCGGGGACGCCGAGGAGCTGGCGCAAGGTCACCATCCGGCAGCTCCTGCACCACACCTCGGGCCTCGCCGACCCCTACGAGGCGCTCGACCTGCAGCGCAACTACACCGAGGCGGAGCTGCTCCGGATCTACGGCCGGCTGCCGCTGCTGTTCGAGCCCGGCAGCGCCTTCTCCTACAGCAACATGGGCTACCACGTGCTGGGCTTCATGTGCAGCCGGGTCGGGAAGCGCTTCTATGGCGACCAGGTGATCGACCGCGTGTTCCGGCCGGCGGGCATGAGGACCGCGCGCATGATCAGCGAGGCCGACCTCGTGCCGAACCGGGCGGCCGGCTACGAGCTGGTCGAGGGCACGCTCCGGAACCAGGCGTGGGTGTCGCCTACGCTGAACTCGACGGGCGACGGCAGCTACTACCTGTCGGTGCTCGACTTCGCCGCCTGGGACCTCGCGCTGGACGGCGAGGTGCCGCTGACGCGGCCGCTGCGGGAGCTCATGTGGACGCCCGGGCGGCTCCGCGACGGCAAGGCCATCCCCTACGGCCTGGCCTGGTCGCTCGAGCCCTACGAGGGCCACCCGGCCGTGTCCCACGGCGGCGCCTGGCAGGGCTTCCTGACCACCTACGTGCGCCTGCAGGACCAGCGCCTCTCGGTGGTCGTCCTGGCCAACAGCAACGCGGCCGATCCCGATGCCTTCGCCCGGGTCGCGCTGCACCACTACCTGCGGGGCGCTGGACCGTGAGGCGAGGGTGGCGGTTCCCGGCGGGCCCGCCGGTCACACCCGGAGTACCCCCGCCACCGCCCCCCCCAGGGAGCCCCGATGACCCCCAAGACCACGCTCGCCCCGGCCGCCGGCCCGGCCCAGCGCCACGGCCTGGCGCGGCGCGTCCTGCTGGTCTTCCACCGCTACGCCGGCCTGGCCATGGCGGCGTTCCTGATCCTGCTTTCCCTGACCGGCGCCCTGCTCTCCTTCGCCGGGGAGGTCGACGAGTGGCTCAACCCCGACCTCTACGCGGTGCCCGCCGACGGGCGCCCGCGCCTCGACCCGCTGGCGCTGCGCGCGCTGGCGGAGTCCCGTGAGCCGCGGGCCACGGTGGACTTCCTCCCGCTGGACCTCTCGCCCACCAGCACCTTCAGGGCCGGCCTGGCGCCCCGAACCGACCCCTCCACCGGGAAGGCGTGGGACCTCCCCTTCGTCGAGGTGATCCTCGACCCGCGCGACGGCGCCCTCATCGCCGAGCGCACCGGAGGCCACTTCTCCCTCGACCGGCGAGACTTCATCTCGCTCTGCTGGCGGCTCCACTTCACGCTCGGCGTGACGGACGGCACGGTCTCCAGGTGGCTCCTCGGCCTGGTGGCGCTGGCCTGGACCATCGACTGCCTCGCCGCCTTCGTGCTCACCCTGCCCTCGCGCAGGCACGGCCAGCCCGAGGAGCCGGCGCTACGTGGCCGGCTGCGGACCTTCCTGCGCCGCTGGCGCCCCGCCTGGTTGGTCAAGCTCGACGCCGGCTTCCACCGCGTCAACTTCGACCTCCACCGGGCCGTCAGCCTCTGGACCTGGGCCGTGCTCTTCATCTTCGCCTGGTCCGGCGTCGGCTTCCTGCTGCGCGCCGAGGTCTACGACCCGGTCATGCGAACCGTCTTCCGGGTTCCGTCGGCGCCGGCCGCGGACGACCTGCCGGTGCTCGACCCGCCCCTCGCGACCCCAGGGCTCGACTGGGCCGGGGCGCTGGAGGCTGGGCGCCGGCTCTCCGGCGAGGCGGCCGCCCGCCTAGGGGCCGCGCCGGGGCCGGAGTTCTACCTGATGCTCGACCGGGAGCACGGCGTCTACAGCTTCGCGGCCGAGTGGGTGAAGGGTGCCGTACGCCAGGACGGCGTGGTCACCTTCGACGCAGGCGACGGCAGGCTGCGGAGGGTCGAGCCGCTGGCCATGGAGGCCGCCGAGGCGCCTGCCGACACCGCGCCCCTCGGCGAGCGGATCTCGGAGCTCCTGTTCGAGATCCACGTGGGGAGCATCGGCGGGCTGCCGTGGCGCATCGGCACCTCCGTGGTCGGGCTCCTCGTCCTGCTGGTCACGGTCTCGGGCGTCATCATCTGGTGGAAGAAGCGCTCTGGCCGCCGCCGGGCGGCGGCGCTGCGGTCCGGTGCGGTGACGCTCCTGGTGCTGGTCACGCTCCCTGGCCCTGCCCTCGGTCACGCCCACGCCGCCCCGGGGAGCCCGCCGCCCGTGAAGCAGCCGCTCCCCGCCAGCCCGGTCTTCTCGCTGCCGCCCGGGCCCCACGCGGTCGGTTTCACCGCCCGCGACCTGTACGACTTCACCCGCACCTACCGGCCGGCCTTCACGCCGCTCGGCGAGCCGGAGCGGGCCGAGCGGGCCAGGCCCATGCAGACCAGCGTCTGGTACCCGGCCGCCGCCACCAGGGCGGCCCGGATGCGCTATGGCGACTACTTCGCCCTCGGCGCACACCAGGACGGGCCGCCGACGGCGGCCCAGGTGAAGCGTTTCCTGGCGGAGCAGGAGGCCCACTGGACCGGCGAGGGCGGCGCCGCCGCCAAGGCCTGGTACGAGGCCATCCGGCGGGCGCCGGTCCGGGCCGTCCGGGACGCCGCGCCGGCGGCCGGCCGCTTCCCGGTGGTGGTCTACAACGCCGGCGGAGGCCAGCCCTCCTGGGACAACTCGGTCCTCTTCGAGCACCTGGCGAGCCACGGCTACGTGGTGATCGCCTCGCCCAGCACCTGGAACTGGGACCGCTCCCGGCCCACCGAAGACACCTACGAGGCCGTCGAGGCCTCGGCGCGCGATCTGGAGTTCCACGTCGGCTTCGCGCGGACGCTCCCCTACGCCGACCCGGCCCGCCTGGCGCTCATGGGCTACAGCTGGGGGGGCCTGGCGGCGCCGGTGGTGGCGCTGCGCAACTCCGCGGTGGCGGCGGTGGTGGCCCTCGACGGCTCCATCACCTGGGCCGACGAGCTGCTGGCCAAGGCGCCGCACCCCGACCCGGCCACCCTGCAGGCGGCCTTCCTCTCCCTCCGCTCCAGCGCGGCGAGGGGCTTCCTGGCGGCCGAGGCCCGAGGCCAGCAGGTGACGCCGAAGGAGCGGGAGGAGGGGCTGGCCGGCGAGGCGGCCTTCAAGTTCTACGACGGGCTGCGCCACGCCGACGCCTTCCGAGTCGTCATGGAGCGGTTCCACCACGGCAACTTCGCCTCCCACTTCACGATCCTCGACGAGGACCGCCGCCCCGGCGAGCCGACCGCCGAGGAGGACCAGGCCGGCTACGGCGCCATGGCGCAGTACGTCCGCGCCTTCCTCGATGGCTACGTGAAGGGCGACGCCGCCGCGCGGGCGTGGCTGCGCCGAGCCCCGGCCGAGAACGGCGTCCCGGACGGCGTCATGCGGGTCGACTTCAAGGCGGCCAGGCCGTATCCACCCCCCACCGCGGCAGCGCTGGCACGCGCCGGCCGCGAACGCGGGTTCGAGGCGCTGCCCGCGCTCGTGGAGGCCGCCCGCAAGGAGGAGCCCGGCTTCGGGCTCACCGACCTGACGGCCGCCACCTGGGCCAGCCAGCTCCAGGAAGACGGCCACCTCGCCGAGGCGCTGGCGGTGCGGCGGCTCAACGTCTTCATGAACCCGGCCTCGGTCTTCGCCCAGGCCCAGCTCTGCCCTGAGCTGCCGCCCGGGCCCGAGCAGGGCGCCTGCTGGGAGCGGCTCCTGGTCCTGGAGCCCGAGAACCAGGTGGCCCGCGTGGCCCTGGGGAAGGGCGGGAGGTAGGGAGGGCGCGAAGGCAGGGGCCTGGACGCCCCAGGGAGGACCTCCGTCCGGGAGCACCCCAAACGGGGCTTTCGGACGGTATCCACCCACCCCGCGCGTCCAGTCGGTGTGACTTCACGCCGGCTCGATGCCTGGTACCGGGCCAACGCCCAGGTCGCGGTGCGCCGCTGGCGGCCGGTGGAGGGCGCTTCGGCGCTCGATCTCCTCCACGACGCGGTCGTGGACCTCCTGGAGCGGCCGGTCGCCTCGGTCCGGAGCCCGGTCGGCTACCTCCTCGCAGCGGCCCGCTCCCTCACGCTCGACCGGCGGCGCCGGGTCGCGACCGCGGCGCGGGCCCAGGAGGAGCTGCGCCTGCATGCCCGATCGGTCGAAGAGGTCGTCGGGCGGGGCGCCTCCAGCGAGCTCGACGGCGACTTGCTGGCGGCACTCGAGGCATTGCCCCAGGCCTGCCGGACCGCGCTGATCCTCAACCGGCTCGAGGGGATGACGCACCGGGAGGTCGCCGCGCACCAAGGGACCTCGGTGAGGACGGTGCGTCGGCGGATCGACCAGGCCCTGGCGCTGCTGCTCGAGGTGCTCGGGGACCGGGAGGGGTAGCCTGGCCACCTGGAGGGCGCTCGAGCGCCTCTTCCAGGAGCGCCTCACCAGGACCAAACGCCCATGCCTTCCCGAGACCCCACCACCAGGCGCATCGCGGCGGAGGCGCGCGCCTTCGCGGTGCGACGGTCCTCCGGCGAGGCGGGCCCGGAGGACGAGGGGGCGCTCGAGGCCTGGCTGGCGGAGGACCCGCGCCATGGAGCGGCCTGGGCCGAGGTGTCCGGCCTCTGGGAGCGGCTCGGCCCGCTGGCCGGCCAGCTGCCCCGTCCAGCGCCCAGGCGGCGCGCACCGGCGCTCCGCTGGGCCGCCGGCGCGGCGGCGGTGGCGCTGACGGCGGCCCTCGCCTGGGTGGTGGCGGGGAGCCACGACATGCGGCTGCGCACCGAGCGCGAGCGGCGCTCGGTGCCGCTCGCAGACGGCTCCACGCTGGAGCTCGACGCGGCCAGCGAGGTCTCGGTGGAGCTCAGGCCCTGGCGCCGGAGCGCGCGGGTGGTGGCGGGGAGGGCCCACTTCCAGGTCGCCCATGAGCGGCGCCCCTTCGTCGCCACGGCAGGCGGCGCGACCATCGAGGACCTGGGCACCGGCTTCGCTGTGGCGCTCGACGGCCCCGGCGTGCAGGTCTCGGTCACCGAGGGGCGGGTGCGGGTGCTGGCGGCAGGGCAAGCGCGGGAGCTCGTCGAAGGCCAGGAGGTGGCGCTGGTCGCCGGCCTCCTCTCCGAGGTGCAGGTCTCGGCGCGCGACCCGGCCTCCTGGCGGCAGGGCCTGGCCACCTTCGACCGGACTCCGCTCGCCGAGGCGGTGCGCGCCTTCGCCCCGTACCACGGGCTCCGGGCGGTGGTGGTGGAGGGGCGCGCCGCCTCCCTCCGCGTCAGCGGCCGGTTTCACACCGCCGACCTGGCGGGCTTCCTCGGCTCGCTCGAGGAGACCTACCGGCTCCGCGCGGTCGTCGAGGGCGCGACGGTCCGC is a genomic window containing:
- a CDS encoding RNA polymerase sigma factor, yielding MPPGRPPDSGQSWPAGGRSLAARPDLATLYRRYARELLSAARRRLGLVDADDVVQEAFLRFAVYADQGSLANPRAYLHRVAAHATADRGAALGLHGHRHEPDTALEAVPALAAEPGEVLDARARLRRCLTALEELPAAQRHAFLLHRVDGLSQRDVAKALGLPLRTVERHIARALARCVEQVEP
- a CDS encoding TonB-dependent receptor encodes the protein MTPKTTLALAACLALTAAPAHAAEPAYDLDVAPQPVGQALAELTRQAGLQPLVAEELTRRVQSPGVKGRYTLREAVARVLAGTGLAFEFTGERTVAITRAPPPPPPPAPARAKPQTAELEEVGIMGESDLGYAATEASTGTRTDTPLLETPMAVQVVTPETLKEQRPRRISDALRNVSGITPGGDTGWGDAYVVRGFGSGNLIYEEGARFDYGAAGALTRDLANVERIEVLKGPASILYGQGEPGGLVNTVTKKPLATPYYAVEQSVGYWDAYRTAIDLTGPIVEGGVLGYRVNAAFESARSFRDFVHSKRFNLFPTLQWRPGGEELTLEAHLGTGYEVLFDSGIPFFDGVRAHLPRGRNLLEPGMGKNPVDEYSVRLTWLHPLTERWRLRVDVKYEDVHSLHETPLLSLSGEPATADDPAAGVRTGDVGRSLMIYHFNRANTFNASASASGTVEGWGGRHTLLAGVDYVVYRERFAGNTGGEVAPINIFDPVYGQVTPTWDPANEVLADHVPHAVGVYVQDQLALPHGFHLLAGARLDRRWDLSKTGDPIVRDTPPITPRLGALWQAAPEVSLYASYTENFGNSASGLRTFDGRFLPAENARQGEVGVKAELLDRRLTASAALFNIDKFNVLVEDLAHGGDPFYTTIGGVRSRGVELDVAGQLAPGWSAIATYAYTDARYLEGDPAQIGKRFTGVPFHSATLWTTYAVQSGALQGLKGGGGLVARSSQLYDADRSIPGYVVANLMASYAWQMGKTTVTAQLNLDNLLDATYYASLDNIPGRPFSLAGVLRVER
- a CDS encoding FecR domain-containing protein, which codes for MTPHRHIPPEVRAEAARRVALRAGEARGGPADLALAGWLTQDPTHLEAFREAEAVWGELGRLREVAGPHLAEARREVAEVRLRRRRLAGGGLLAGAVAALLAVGWFLDPLATLDDRTYRTARGQRLVVALADGSRLELDTDTAVRVHASRRLREATLLRGQALFTVAHGDPRPFDVLAGDGRIRDVGTQFNVRLQGDRVAVTVLEGAVDVRAGPGDDQATRLVEGSRLSYGPSGPAGPAERVEAASTAAWRQGRLDFTGRSLGEVLAELGRYHDAALTVSSAGILELRVSGAFPTDDLPLTLRTIAATLPVQVRQTGPQAFRLDPR
- a CDS encoding DJ-1/PfpI family protein, translating into MNRRDLLKLAAGGAALAGAWGCSTVGAARSEGPATRAAPSGPGAASAPRPLPLPKTGPLPVALVVGKDADVLDFCGPLEVFAGAVTAEGTPLFAPYLVAASLGPVAVGGGMRVLPDHTFESAPQPKVIVIPAMDLEAATPAMIGWIRTASAATDVTMSVCNGAFVLARTGLLSGRSATAHHAGFFRFAGEFPDVHLRRGARFVEDGNLASAGGISSGIDLALRVVERYVGRELAASVADGMEYQGQGWLDPDSNGAYARLPAFTEEHPLCPVCLMDGDRAITSTFRGKRYSFCAPSEKAFFDQHTEVFERFLEEDQRAGGR
- a CDS encoding PIN domain-containing protein, with product MILVDANLLLYAYDASAREHARAKAWLEDVLSHTEQVGFAWVTILAFLRIATNPRALASPLAPDEAVSIVESWLAQPCVVVVSPGERHWSVLGAMLARDQVRGPLVMDAHLAALALEQGAVLATHDRDFARFNGLRTVMPLVG
- a CDS encoding beta-lactamase family protein yields the protein MSLRFRPLLLSALVAGAASADEGLDALMQAELQRQGTPGVALAVVRDGRVVKQAGYGLANVELQVPVRPETIFQSGSIGKQFTAALVLLLADDGLLRLDDPVSKHLPGTPRSWRKVTIRQLLHHTSGLADPYEALDLQRNYTEAELLRIYGRLPLLFEPGSAFSYSNMGYHVLGFMCSRVGKRFYGDQVIDRVFRPAGMRTARMISEADLVPNRAAGYELVEGTLRNQAWVSPTLNSTGDGSYYLSVLDFAAWDLALDGEVPLTRPLRELMWTPGRLRDGKAIPYGLAWSLEPYEGHPAVSHGGAWQGFLTTYVRLQDQRLSVVVLANSNAADPDAFARVALHHYLRGAGP
- a CDS encoding DUF2191 domain-containing protein, which gives rise to MSIRTTLTLEDDVAQRLEVEARRTGTSLKVVVNDLLRHALAASRRPESRPFVVKARALGLRSGLSYDSVGDLLESVEGPGHR